Below is a genomic region from Mycobacteriales bacterium.
CACGGCGATCGCGGGCGTCGCACGACGGGTGATCGAGACCGGCCGGGTGGCGGCGGGCCGCAAGGACATCCGCTGCACGGTCTCGATCGGCGGGTTCGTGCCGAAGCCGCACACGCCGTTCCAGTGGGCGGCGCAGCTCGACCACGAGACCGTCGACCACCGGCTGCGCGAGCTCAAGGCGGCGGTGGTCGCCGACAAGCAGTACGGCCGCTCGATCGGCCTGCGCTACCACGACGGCCGGCCCTCGATCATCGAAGGCATGCTCTCCCGGGGCGATCGCCGCGTGGCCGCGGTGATCCGGCGGGTGTGGGAGAACGGCGCCCGCTTCGACGGGTGGAGCGAGTACTTCTCCTTCGACGCGTGGGCGGCCGCCGCCGCGGAGGTCTTCGCGGACTCGCCGGTGTCGCTGGACTGGTACACCACCCGCGAGCGGGAGCTCACCGAAGTGCTGCCGTGGGACCACCTCGACTCCGGGCTGGACAAGGAGTGGCTCTGGCAGGACTGGCAGGACGCGATCTCCGAGAGCGAGGTCGAGGACTGCCGCTGGAGCCCTTGCTACGACTGCGGCGTGTGCCCGTCGATGGACACCGAGAACCAGATCGGTCCAACCGGCCGCACGGTGCTTCCGCTCACCCCGGTCTGATGTCGCGGCAACCAGAAGGGCCGCCGCCACCCCCGGTGGTCCAGCGGCTGCGGGTTCGCTACGCCAAGCGCGGGCGGCTGCGCTTCACCAGTCATCGCGACTTCGCGCGGGCCTTCGAGCGCGCGGTGCAGCGTTCCGGCGTACCGATCGCATTCAGCGCCGGGTTCAGCCCGCACCCCAAGGTCTCCTACGCCGGCGCAGCGCCGACCGGGGTCGCCTCCGAGGCCGAGTACCTGGAGATCGGCCTTGCCGAGCCGCGAAGCCCCGAGGAGGTACGCCGGGCGTTGGACACGGCGCTGCCGCCTGGCCTGGACGTCGTCGAGGTCGTCGAGGCCCCGCCGGGCACGACCGCGCTCGCCGACCGGATCGAGGCCTCCCACTGGCGGATCGTGTTTCCCGGCGTCAG
It encodes:
- a CDS encoding TIGR03936 family radical SAM-associated protein; the protein is MSRQPEGPPPPPVVQRLRVRYAKRGRLRFTSHRDFARAFERAVQRSGVPIAFSAGFSPHPKVSYAGAAPTGVASEAEYLEIGLAEPRSPEEVRRALDTALPPGLDVVEVVEAPPGTTALADRIEASHWRIVFPGVSPDDADSALRAFLACESVVVDRPTKDGVKPVDARAAVVSAAVSSGDTPDPDVACATLELVVRHATPAVRPDDVVTALRRAAGLSTPVIPVVTRLAQGLLDAELPLDNGALKDPLS